Proteins encoded by one window of Gouania willdenowi chromosome 4, fGouWil2.1, whole genome shotgun sequence:
- the gpx7 gene encoding glutathione peroxidase 7 has translation MRGRRGSCDHFVLFLSVCLCVKMLCLVLTVLLTVCSVTESKHKDFYSFKLVNSRGKLVSLEKYRGSVSLVVNVASECGFTEQHYQDLQQLQKDFGPYHFNVLAFPCNQFGQQEPGSDKEIDSFVRRVYGVSFPLFSKIAVVGTGANNIYKYLVESSGKEPNWNFWKYLINVQGKVVDAWGPKISVKEIRPQIAEMVRNIILKKKEEL, from the exons ATGAGGGGGCGGAGGGGAAGTTGTGAtcactttgtgttgtttttatcagtgtgtctctgtgtgaaGATGTTGTGCTTAGTGCTCACAGTTCTACTGACAGTGTGCAGTGTGACTGAGAGCAAACACAAAGACTTTTACAGCTTCAAACTGGTCAACAGTAGAGGGAAACTGGTGTCTCTGGAGAAGTACCGAGGGTCG GTGTCATTGGTGGTGAACGTAGCCAGTGAGTGTGGCTTCACTGAGCAACACTACCAGGACCTGCAGCAGCTGCAGAAGGACTTTGGACCGTACCACTTCAACGTGCTGGCCTTTCCCTGTAACCAGTTTGGTCAGCAGGAGCCCGGCAGCGACAAGGAGATCGACAGCTTTGTACGTCGAGTCTACGGAGTTTCATTTCCTCTCTTCAGCAAAATAGCAGTTGTAGGAACAGGAGCCaacaacatttacaaataccTCGTTG AGTCGTCTGGAAAAGAGCCTAACTGGAATTTCTGGAAGTATCTGATTAATGTCCAGGGCAAAGTGGTGGACGCGTGGGGACCGAAGATTTCAGTGAAAGAAATCCGACCTCAGATAGCTGAGATGGTGAGGAACATCATCCTGAAGAAGAAAGAGGAGCTCTGA